The Petrocella atlantisensis genome has a window encoding:
- a CDS encoding Flp1 family type IVb pilin — protein MRILFFKGMWLRNKMINAIRNEDGMGVIEIAIIILVLIAIGFLFKEKIMQLVNELLDKMNVDGITS, from the coding sequence ATGCGTATATTATTTTTCAAAGGAATGTGGTTAAGAAATAAAATGATCAATGCCATTAGAAACGAAGATGGTATGGGGGTAATTGAGATTGCTATCATTATCCTTGTGCTAATTGCTATTGGCTTTTTATTCAAAGAAAAAATTATGCAACTGGTAAATGAGTTATTGGATAAAATGAATGTTGATGGTATAACTTCGTAA
- a CDS encoding DUF6382 domain-containing protein — protein MIEIYPLEKCIYYQIKMCQHNQIPSLVPFDFSYEDNDVKIYWKLKGFEALHKKEKHTHLSKKKMEKLLLHLKKALIDCMDYMLEPCQLKLEWEAIYVDEKDDYRFIYLPVRKEEEMDIAVILKGFFSQLQPYINQNDEGVMIKMHQLRLGLEAENFNLETYINDVMTTSMGSLE, from the coding sequence TTGATAGAAATCTATCCACTTGAAAAATGTATCTACTATCAAATAAAAATGTGTCAACACAATCAGATTCCAAGTTTGGTCCCTTTTGATTTTAGCTACGAAGATAATGATGTTAAAATCTACTGGAAACTAAAAGGTTTCGAAGCACTTCATAAAAAAGAAAAGCATACCCATTTGTCGAAAAAAAAAATGGAAAAATTATTGTTACATCTTAAAAAAGCGTTAATAGACTGTATGGACTATATGTTAGAACCTTGTCAATTGAAGTTAGAATGGGAAGCTATTTATGTTGACGAAAAAGATGACTATAGGTTTATCTACTTACCGGTCCGCAAGGAAGAAGAAATGGATATTGCTGTGATTCTTAAAGGATTTTTTAGTCAACTACAACCTTATATTAACCAAAATGATGAAGGTGTGATGATAAAAATGCATCAGCTACGTTTAGGCCTTGAAGCAGAGAATTTTAACTTAGAGACTTATATTAATGATGTGATGACGACAAGCATGGGTTCATTAGAATGA
- a CDS encoding histidine kinase N-terminal 7TM domain-containing protein — protein sequence MEGIELYKNTMITFALIFSAAYMIVLGIVIRVKSQGGAIVRWFLCIVFVMWLWTTFYIFERVAPSVDIRWIICCVEYVAICYLGFFAYMFSRSYRGLKAPSRLKLIALLTPPTFFYLSVLTNPLHHQFYRSFTVQTEVYGPLCWALIYVTLLYYLGGVYHFIRKSRYRSIYRRRQMVYFTAAIIVPIMIHILNTIGIINLDFNISLVVMPYSLFLITISVLKHKFLDILPHALLDVVEFIDDGFMVINVEHHIEDYNALFFNRFMDMNHCEKMEDVMNVFADIVKDSEDLDNLMVALKVSKKDHISGEISFKKKQSETFLNIQYTAKAINDLYGSKIATIITFHDITEIQNLYLALESKKKELMQAKERLEEHIASIQQLTIEQERNKLMSEVHDTLGHSMTEVLALLEKCDLVLEQDPFQFEAVLEETIVRARKGLSEIRSAVSRFKKMGVEI from the coding sequence ATGGAAGGTATTGAACTTTATAAAAACACAATGATTACATTTGCCTTGATATTTTCAGCTGCCTATATGATTGTACTTGGTATTGTTATAAGGGTTAAGAGCCAAGGTGGTGCTATCGTAAGATGGTTTTTATGTATTGTCTTTGTTATGTGGCTATGGACAACTTTTTATATTTTTGAACGTGTGGCACCGAGTGTTGATATTAGATGGATCATATGTTGTGTAGAGTATGTGGCGATATGTTATCTAGGCTTTTTTGCCTATATGTTTTCCAGATCCTACCGTGGTTTGAAAGCGCCTAGTAGATTAAAGCTAATTGCATTGCTGACCCCACCAACCTTTTTTTACCTTAGTGTTTTGACCAATCCTTTGCACCATCAGTTTTATCGAAGTTTCACAGTACAAACAGAAGTCTATGGTCCCCTTTGCTGGGCTTTGATTTATGTCACTTTGCTCTATTATCTGGGCGGTGTCTATCATTTTATCAGAAAATCAAGATATCGATCTATATATAGAAGACGACAAATGGTTTATTTCACTGCGGCAATCATTGTACCAATTATGATACATATACTAAATACGATTGGGATTATTAATCTGGACTTTAATATATCCTTAGTGGTTATGCCCTATTCACTTTTTTTGATTACGATATCTGTTCTAAAACACAAGTTCCTGGATATACTACCCCATGCTTTGTTGGATGTTGTTGAATTCATTGATGATGGCTTTATGGTTATTAATGTTGAGCATCATATAGAAGACTATAACGCTTTGTTCTTTAATCGTTTTATGGACATGAACCATTGTGAAAAAATGGAAGATGTCATGAATGTCTTTGCTGATATTGTAAAGGACTCAGAAGATCTTGATAACCTAATGGTTGCATTAAAGGTGAGCAAGAAAGACCATATAAGTGGTGAAATATCATTCAAAAAAAAGCAGTCCGAAACCTTTTTGAATATCCAATATACGGCTAAAGCAATCAATGATCTTTATGGATCAAAGATAGCCACCATCATAACCTTTCACGATATTACAGAAATCCAGAACTTGTATCTGGCTCTAGAAAGTAAAAAGAAAGAGTTAATGCAGGCTAAAGAGCGATTAGAAGAGCATATAGCTTCAATACAGCAGTTGACCATAGAGCAGGAACGTAATAAATTGATGTCGGAGGTCCATGATACATTGGGCCATTCTATGACGGAAGTCCTGGCACTCCTGGAGAAATGCGATTTAGTTCTAGAACAAGACCCCTTTCAATTTGAAGCGGTACTTGAAGAAACCATTGTTAGGGCAAGAAAAGGACTTTCTGAAATACGAAGTGCGGTTAGTCGATTCAAAAAAATGGGGGTAGAGATATGA
- a CDS encoding response regulator transcription factor, with the protein MIKVMCVDDQLLLKETMIYMLKQDPDIEAVDGGNDGYEALNICESYRPHVILMDLRMPRLGGIETTTKIKALYPSIKIIILTTFEDQKSIFDSIEHGADGYIVKDIKPEELVLAVKSVYHNLYVMHKNVVNIVKEEIIDVHIKEKDQQETLKNYDLTPMEIKIIKLMVDGKSNKEIAYSLKFTEGTVKNKVSKILSKLGLKDMTQIAVFAIKHNLT; encoded by the coding sequence ATGATAAAAGTCATGTGCGTAGATGATCAGCTGTTACTTAAAGAAACCATGATTTATATGCTTAAACAAGATCCGGATATTGAGGCAGTCGATGGGGGTAATGATGGGTATGAAGCATTAAATATTTGTGAGAGCTATCGACCCCATGTAATATTAATGGACCTAAGGATGCCGAGGCTTGGTGGAATAGAGACGACAACAAAGATTAAAGCTCTATACCCATCCATAAAAATCATCATTCTAACGACCTTTGAAGATCAAAAAAGTATTTTCGACTCAATAGAACATGGTGCTGACGGTTATATTGTTAAAGATATTAAACCGGAGGAGCTCGTACTAGCTGTAAAAAGCGTCTATCATAATTTATATGTGATGCACAAAAATGTGGTCAACATTGTAAAAGAAGAAATTATTGATGTGCATATCAAAGAAAAGGATCAACAAGAAACATTAAAAAATTATGATTTAACACCAATGGAGATTAAGATTATAAAACTAATGGTCGATGGAAAAAGTAACAAAGAGATTGCATACAGTCTGAAATTCACAGAAGGAACGGTTAAGAATAAAGTGTCTAAGATACTGAGCAAGTTGGGACTTAAAGATATGACACAAATAGCAGTCTTTGCTATCAAGCATAATCTGACTTAG
- a CDS encoding sensor histidine kinase → MSHEIFYATFFYTLSAFISIAINAIFYLKARKSNLLFMFLKAQGLMLLWLFAKVMTKTVPSNEDAWIWVVIQYIGVCYFGTVFFEFIYYYKKFKRPSHYIRILIYGLPTINFLMVLTNKYHYLFFTSVTIYQNSYGFWFYIHTAFSYIMVAISYYLLIRILIDRKNEISWIQNVLFNLGLLLPIVANIIHVFRLIEIGFDITPIMFNITLAIFGYVAYRYRFLDIKMVTRSMILGNIHEGIIIMDNDRRIVEKNNIIEDITQSHEKLKLIETIDDFIEIVRPKIEDFEILHQDISRCLDANENRLSTEFRMQVHNEWHCYILKLEKIIDHSKDTIGYVFRIIDITKYKSLLMSLEAKNTDLQVVNRQLSDYLTITKQLAIAKERNRISKEVHDILGHSVTLVISLLESCKYNIGRNTDFLKEKTTQSKAIIRGGFLELKKSMNSQLKDDIDINSLIDDLQRLIDDYEKSGVNVDFYYKRADFKLTMQVYDGLYRICQEALTNALKHGNAKNITIRIKYIARTMDLVIIDDGTGSQKVIKGNGLKGMETRVADLSGFLSFGSPDGEGFNIHAVLPI, encoded by the coding sequence ATGAGCCATGAGATTTTTTATGCAACATTTTTTTATACTTTATCAGCCTTTATATCTATCGCAATCAACGCAATTTTTTATTTAAAGGCAAGAAAAAGTAATCTGTTATTCATGTTTTTAAAAGCGCAAGGACTGATGCTACTTTGGCTGTTTGCCAAAGTAATGACAAAGACGGTACCAAGCAATGAAGATGCTTGGATATGGGTAGTCATCCAGTACATCGGTGTTTGTTATTTTGGTACAGTATTTTTTGAATTTATATATTATTATAAGAAATTCAAAAGGCCATCACATTATATCAGAATCCTAATATATGGCCTACCAACCATTAATTTTCTGATGGTGTTGACGAATAAATATCATTATTTATTTTTCACATCAGTCACCATATACCAGAACAGTTATGGATTCTGGTTCTATATTCATACAGCCTTCAGTTACATAATGGTAGCAATTTCTTATTATCTTTTGATTCGAATACTAATAGACAGAAAAAATGAGATCTCATGGATACAGAATGTCCTTTTCAATCTAGGTCTGCTATTACCAATTGTAGCGAATATTATTCATGTTTTCCGTTTGATAGAGATTGGATTTGATATCACGCCAATCATGTTTAACATTACTTTGGCAATTTTTGGATATGTTGCGTATCGCTATCGGTTTTTGGATATAAAAATGGTAACAAGATCCATGATCCTAGGAAATATTCATGAAGGTATTATTATTATGGACAATGACCGAAGAATCGTTGAGAAAAATAACATTATTGAGGATATTACCCAAAGTCACGAAAAACTTAAACTTATTGAAACAATCGACGATTTTATTGAAATTGTACGTCCTAAGATAGAAGATTTTGAAATCTTGCATCAAGACATTAGCAGGTGTCTTGATGCCAATGAAAACAGACTATCTACAGAATTTAGAATGCAGGTTCATAATGAATGGCATTGTTATATTCTAAAGCTTGAGAAAATCATAGACCATTCTAAAGACACCATCGGCTATGTGTTTAGAATTATTGATATCACCAAATACAAATCATTACTGATGAGCTTAGAAGCCAAAAACACAGATCTACAAGTGGTCAATCGGCAACTTTCCGATTACCTTACCATCACGAAGCAATTAGCAATTGCGAAAGAAAGAAATAGAATATCTAAAGAAGTCCATGATATTTTAGGTCACTCCGTCACCCTAGTCATTTCACTTCTGGAAAGTTGTAAGTATAACATTGGTAGAAATACAGATTTCCTCAAAGAGAAAACCACTCAAAGCAAAGCCATTATCAGAGGTGGTTTTCTAGAGTTGAAAAAATCCATGAACAGTCAATTAAAAGACGACATAGATATCAACAGTCTTATTGATGATTTGCAGCGGCTCATTGATGATTATGAGAAATCCGGCGTAAACGTTGATTTTTACTACAAGCGAGCAGATTTTAAGTTGACGATGCAAGTCTATGATGGCTTGTATAGAATATGCCAAGAAGCGCTGACCAATGCATTAAAACATGGGAATGCAAAAAACATAACCATACGTATCAAATATATAGCCAGAACGATGGACTTGGTCATCATTGATGACGGAACTGGATCGCAGAAGGTTATAAAAGGCAATGGGTTAAAAGGTATGGAAACGAGGGTGGCTGATTTGTCTGGATTCTTATCTTTTGGGTCACCGGATGGTGAGGGCTTTAATATTCATGCAGTTTTGCCGATATAA
- a CDS encoding HD-GYP domain-containing protein, translating to MNKLKGFILIVSAIALLIYFYMFGRYEISYEGLIFWGLLAIVSETFVIVLPNGASTSVGMAVYLATLITINPLVAVMVSGIAFILRLPTVDGKRKHVINMGLGITAYNIASHTIFIGMMGAAYNYLVHENTSFNMIAIIALVLLSLTELVSIIFISLYFRFDESPRNIQLIKSFLGALPSTLAVGSLGILLAFAELNYGKVIVALFFIPLLLARYSFKLYFDSQKMSMETIQALNEALLMRDAYTSGHATRVERYSAILAKALKYLPNEMENLQKAAKLHDIGKIGIPDEILNKSGKLSEDEYSKIKDHSAMGAQILSNVDALRKISEAVKYHHERPDGKGYPEGLIGDAIPRDAAILSIADTFDAMTTDRPYRKALTLDEAVEELILYRGTQFNASLVGIVLEHIEEFRAILEESQEDVLDICYNEALSEVSV from the coding sequence ATGAATAAGCTAAAAGGCTTTATTTTAATAGTATCAGCAATTGCCCTTCTCATATACTTTTACATGTTTGGAAGGTATGAGATCTCTTATGAGGGTCTTATTTTTTGGGGTCTTTTGGCGATTGTTTCAGAGACGTTTGTAATTGTATTACCTAATGGTGCTTCAACTTCTGTGGGTATGGCTGTTTACTTAGCCACACTTATAACAATTAATCCCCTTGTAGCCGTCATGGTTTCGGGAATTGCTTTTATATTACGCTTACCAACAGTAGATGGGAAGCGTAAACATGTCATTAATATGGGTCTAGGAATCACTGCTTATAATATTGCTAGTCATACTATCTTTATCGGAATGATGGGAGCAGCCTATAATTATTTGGTTCATGAAAATACATCGTTCAATATGATTGCAATTATTGCGTTGGTGCTTCTAAGCTTGACGGAATTGGTTAGTATTATATTCATTTCTTTATATTTCCGCTTTGATGAATCTCCAAGAAATATTCAGTTGATAAAAAGCTTTCTAGGCGCTTTACCAAGTACTTTAGCGGTAGGTTCCTTAGGTATTTTGTTGGCTTTTGCAGAACTAAACTATGGCAAGGTGATTGTTGCCCTGTTCTTCATACCTCTACTTCTAGCAAGATATTCTTTTAAACTTTATTTTGATTCCCAGAAGATGAGCATGGAAACCATTCAAGCTTTGAATGAAGCGTTATTAATGCGAGATGCCTATACAAGTGGACACGCCACAAGGGTGGAGCGGTATTCTGCTATCTTGGCGAAAGCTTTAAAATATTTACCAAATGAAATGGAAAACCTTCAAAAAGCAGCCAAACTCCATGATATAGGCAAGATTGGCATACCCGATGAAATCTTAAACAAAAGCGGTAAGTTATCAGAGGATGAATATAGTAAAATTAAGGATCATTCGGCCATGGGTGCCCAGATTCTTAGTAATGTGGATGCACTTAGAAAGATATCTGAAGCAGTAAAATACCATCACGAAAGACCGGACGGAAAAGGCTATCCTGAAGGCTTAATCGGCGATGCTATTCCAAGGGATGCTGCCATCCTTTCTATCGCAGATACCTTTGACGCCATGACGACTGACCGACCTTATCGTAAAGCACTAACACTTGACGAAGCTGTTGAGGAATTGATTCTTTATCGTGGTACTCAGTTTAACGCCAGTCTGGTAGGCATTGTCTTAGAACATATAGAAGAATTCAGAGCAATCCTTGAGGAAAGCCAAGAGGATGTATTGGATATTTGTTATAACGAAGCCTTGAGTGAGGTTAGTGTATGA
- a CDS encoding DUF5317 domain-containing protein yields the protein MIIESIVLSILIGWIRKGKLRYLGSIEIKGIYLFFIGGLFQVLLFAMADEQGSGIRRLLYDHFYVLHLLTYVIIMVPIFLNLKWRGLNLMGLGTLLNLIPIAANQGRMPVALPAPYTPNFDLGHVLLESGTRFKVLSDVIFIGPPYPMPKIMSVGDLLIMAGVFWLIQSAMMLEKTKSKINVESGNESI from the coding sequence ATGATTATTGAAAGCATCGTTCTCTCAATCCTTATAGGGTGGATTCGAAAAGGCAAATTGAGATATTTGGGCTCAATTGAGATTAAAGGCATTTACCTGTTTTTTATTGGGGGTTTATTTCAAGTATTACTTTTTGCTATGGCGGATGAACAAGGAAGCGGCATCAGGCGTCTGCTCTATGACCATTTTTATGTTTTACATTTATTAACTTATGTCATTATCATGGTGCCGATTTTTCTCAACTTGAAGTGGCGAGGTCTGAATCTAATGGGTCTTGGAACATTACTTAATCTAATACCTATTGCAGCCAACCAAGGAAGAATGCCGGTAGCACTTCCGGCACCTTATACGCCCAACTTTGATCTGGGCCATGTGTTGCTTGAGTCCGGAACCAGATTCAAGGTGTTATCGGATGTTATTTTTATAGGTCCCCCTTATCCCATGCCGAAGATTATGAGTGTCGGCGATTTACTGATTATGGCAGGTGTATTTTGGCTTATACAAAGTGCAATGATGCTAGAAAAAACCAAATCAAAAATCAATGTAGAATCAGGTAATGAATCCATATAG
- a CDS encoding glycosyl hydrolase family 18 protein, which translates to MLKLLRVIALIIVFLLVGFGTNFFIMKNVDETYLIAPNMTMEPVENLMTGLSEDETLVIMENKMIELDHYPRYVDDVVYVPITFVMDYFNDGFYWDNEEKILTYTTLKDVIRMETDALTYFVNKDPISLEIPIRELVADIPYMPLELVKKFAHHDFYYDGTIDTLTIEDKSLDGTYGIVSPSTLEYGVIRSWKDQKSTVVKKAARGEEVKIYDDDGIWQQVRTKEGLIGYIRKDEMGQERHIAGEPVVREIYNYDTRPTFDGALNLAWHQVTNTTANRYLEDVLEGVHGLNVISPTWLHIKDSEGNITNIADLDYVNKAHARGIQVWALFSNQFDRKLTHEVLSSTTKREKLIRELLALSALYNLDGINVDFENVGQEDGIYFIQFIKELTPYLKNQGLVVSVDMYVPSQWTAHYGRKEIGEIVDYVMIMAYDEHWSTSPDSGSVASIGFVEKGIVDTLKEVPKEKTVLGLPYYTRRWTEEVVDGEIKVSSRAYGMDTAYKIMTDEGVTFRWLDDIKQYYGEYEKDGKTYKMWLEEEQSIEEKVKLLSKHQLVGVAGWKIGLEKEAIWDVLRKYLVP; encoded by the coding sequence TTGTTAAAACTTTTAAGAGTAATAGCTTTGATAATTGTATTTCTTTTGGTTGGTTTTGGAACCAACTTTTTTATAATGAAAAATGTTGATGAGACATATTTAATAGCGCCCAATATGACCATGGAGCCGGTTGAGAACCTGATGACCGGTCTAAGTGAGGATGAAACACTAGTCATCATGGAAAATAAGATGATTGAGCTTGACCATTATCCTAGATATGTGGATGATGTTGTTTATGTTCCAATCACATTTGTTATGGACTATTTTAATGATGGCTTCTACTGGGACAATGAGGAAAAAATATTAACCTATACCACATTAAAAGACGTTATTCGTATGGAAACGGACGCCTTAACCTACTTTGTGAACAAAGACCCCATCTCTCTTGAGATTCCTATCAGAGAGTTGGTGGCAGATATTCCGTATATGCCATTGGAACTGGTCAAAAAATTTGCCCACCACGACTTTTACTACGATGGTACAATTGATACTTTGACCATCGAAGATAAGAGCTTAGATGGTACTTATGGTATCGTGTCACCAAGTACCCTAGAATATGGTGTCATCCGTTCTTGGAAAGATCAGAAGAGTACAGTGGTCAAAAAAGCAGCAAGAGGAGAAGAAGTCAAGATTTATGATGATGACGGCATATGGCAACAAGTGCGAACCAAAGAAGGATTAATTGGGTATATCCGTAAAGATGAAATGGGACAAGAGCGACATATTGCAGGCGAGCCGGTGGTCAGAGAAATCTATAATTATGATACAAGACCAACTTTTGACGGAGCCCTAAATCTAGCGTGGCATCAGGTGACCAATACAACAGCCAACCGTTACTTAGAGGATGTGCTTGAAGGTGTACATGGCCTGAATGTCATATCACCGACCTGGCTCCATATAAAAGACTCAGAAGGTAATATTACCAATATTGCTGACCTAGACTATGTGAATAAAGCCCATGCTAGGGGCATACAAGTTTGGGCTTTATTTTCAAATCAATTTGATCGTAAGTTGACCCATGAGGTCTTAAGCAGTACAACAAAAAGAGAAAAATTGATTAGGGAGTTATTGGCTTTATCTGCCCTTTATAACTTAGACGGTATCAATGTAGACTTTGAAAATGTCGGACAGGAAGATGGAATCTACTTTATTCAGTTTATCAAAGAATTAACCCCTTACCTTAAAAACCAAGGCTTGGTGGTTTCGGTGGATATGTATGTACCTTCACAATGGACGGCTCACTATGGACGAAAAGAAATTGGTGAGATTGTAGATTATGTTATGATTATGGCTTACGATGAGCATTGGTCGACTTCACCGGATAGTGGTTCAGTTGCCAGTATTGGATTTGTGGAAAAGGGTATTGTTGATACACTTAAAGAAGTACCAAAAGAGAAGACAGTACTTGGACTGCCTTATTATACGAGACGGTGGACAGAAGAAGTTGTCGACGGCGAGATTAAAGTATCATCAAGGGCTTATGGTATGGATACAGCTTATAAAATCATGACCGATGAAGGTGTGACATTCAGATGGTTAGATGACATTAAGCAATACTATGGAGAATATGAAAAAGATGGTAAAACTTATAAAATGTGGTTGGAAGAAGAACAATCCATTGAAGAGAAAGTAAAGTTGCTTTCTAAGCATCAGTTAGTAGGTGTGGCCGGATGGAAGATTGGCTTAGAAAAAGAGGCCATTTGGGATGTTCTAAGAAAATACCTTGTACCATAA
- a CDS encoding CPBP family intramembrane glutamic endopeptidase — protein MKQLRAIMECILLLGIVYLIYEIMYFAYNYIIFYGLQQEWVWIPIEAYAHLGDIESMTLEYVSDHPLEYTLISWFMVACFFLSVVVFSKQKLSQTFALRHMSIKNSLTSMITGIGLVFLMNGLIRFISAATDIEFSYLSSSTFRVYNLWFLMVVVGILTPIFEELFFRGVVLSRLSHGFGPLVSILLSSVMFSLSHMNPVQSIYVFPVGLLAAYLVYKTGSIFSAIWLHTLYNILNIYLAKIDFFQYNSVQLLVLMLIGICLLGVGLYQSEEQNVIENP, from the coding sequence ATGAAACAATTAAGGGCTATTATGGAGTGTATACTACTTCTGGGTATTGTATATCTCATATATGAAATCATGTATTTTGCATACAACTATATTATTTTTTACGGCTTACAACAAGAGTGGGTATGGATTCCCATTGAAGCATATGCACATCTAGGTGACATAGAAAGTATGACCTTAGAATATGTAAGCGACCATCCTCTGGAATATACCCTAATAAGTTGGTTTATGGTTGCTTGTTTTTTTCTAAGCGTTGTCGTTTTTTCGAAACAGAAATTAAGTCAAACATTTGCCTTAAGACATATGAGCATAAAAAACAGCTTAACAAGTATGATAACAGGCATTGGCTTGGTCTTTTTGATGAACGGCTTGATTAGATTTATTAGCGCAGCGACAGATATCGAATTTTCATATTTAAGTTCTTCAACATTCCGAGTTTATAATTTGTGGTTTCTCATGGTGGTGGTTGGTATATTGACACCAATTTTTGAGGAGCTATTCTTTAGAGGCGTGGTACTGAGTAGATTGTCACATGGATTTGGTCCCTTGGTTAGCATCTTATTGTCAAGCGTGATGTTCTCCCTTAGTCATATGAATCCGGTTCAGAGCATCTATGTTTTCCCGGTGGGGCTACTGGCGGCCTACTTGGTTTATAAAACCGGTTCCATTTTTTCGGCGATTTGGTTACATACGCTATACAATATTTTGAATATTTATCTTGCTAAGATTGATTTTTTTCAGTACAATAGTGTACAGCTTTTAGTCTTAATGCTTATAGGAATATGTCTCCTAGGAGTTGGACTTTATCAATCAGAAGAGCAAAATGTTATAGAAAATCCTTAA
- a CDS encoding L-threonylcarbamoyladenylate synthase has translation MDTRILHITLENQIDLIREAAMTLKIGGLVAFPTETVYGIGANALDASIVRKIYEAKGRPSDNPLIVHIGDAIEVEKYVADIPEIAIPLMKAFWPGPLTLIFKKNHVIPYEITGGLDTVAIRVPAHPLARDIIRQSGLPIAAPSANISGKPSPTNAAHVILDLSGRVDMIVDGGDANIGLESTVLDVTSEPATILRPGGITKAMIEEVIGPVTQNPSNLGLPDDDTPKAPGMKYKHYAPKGRLVIYYGSKAKAIEAMNISVQKSLNNHEKVGIIATNEDREAYNCPTILTIGSEHDAHEIASNLFKVLRQMDDLGIEKILTQAFHEKEIGVATMNRLLKAANNEQRFV, from the coding sequence ATGGATACAAGAATTCTGCATATAACACTAGAAAATCAAATTGACCTAATCAGAGAAGCAGCAATGACCTTGAAAATTGGTGGTCTAGTTGCTTTTCCTACTGAAACGGTTTATGGGATTGGTGCAAATGCCTTAGACGCATCTATTGTTAGAAAAATATATGAAGCTAAGGGACGACCTTCGGATAATCCTTTAATTGTCCATATCGGTGATGCCATAGAGGTTGAAAAATATGTAGCCGATATTCCGGAGATTGCCATACCCTTAATGAAAGCTTTTTGGCCCGGTCCGTTGACATTGATTTTCAAGAAGAATCATGTGATTCCTTATGAGATTACAGGCGGTTTGGATACCGTAGCTATTCGAGTACCTGCTCATCCGCTAGCAAGGGATATCATAAGACAATCCGGTTTGCCTATTGCTGCGCCCAGCGCTAATATATCAGGAAAACCGAGCCCAACCAACGCAGCCCATGTCATTTTGGATTTAAGTGGGCGTGTGGACATGATTGTGGATGGTGGAGACGCTAATATTGGTCTTGAATCTACAGTACTGGATGTAACATCTGAACCGGCAACAATATTAAGGCCGGGAGGCATTACAAAAGCAATGATTGAAGAAGTTATAGGGCCAGTGACTCAGAACCCAAGCAATCTTGGCCTACCGGATGATGACACACCAAAAGCACCTGGAATGAAGTATAAACATTACGCACCAAAAGGTAGATTGGTCATCTATTATGGCAGCAAAGCAAAAGCGATAGAGGCCATGAATATTTCAGTCCAAAAAAGCTTGAATAATCATGAAAAAGTCGGTATTATTGCAACGAATGAAGATCGTGAGGCTTATAACTGTCCAACGATCTTAACGATTGGTTCAGAACATGATGCCCATGAAATTGCATCAAACCTTTTTAAGGTGTTAAGGCAAATGGATGACTTGGGTATTGAAAAAATATTGACGCAAGCCTTTCATGAAAAGGAGATTGGTGTAGCCACCATGAACCGATTGTTAAAAGCAGCAAATAATGAGCAACGCTTCGTTTAG
- a CDS encoding low molecular weight protein arginine phosphatase has protein sequence MKDLMFVCTGNTCRSPIAEGLAKHMLGNKKAIILSRGISVNLEAPANMNAVKAMDKKHISIKDHKSKRFNPKEITDDMLILTMTSRHETYLKYHYPMLEDKVHTLLSYVGMTGDVEDPFGLDQEVYDQCANQLETAISKLMEQFEA, from the coding sequence ATGAAGGATTTAATGTTTGTTTGTACAGGGAATACCTGCAGATCTCCTATTGCAGAAGGTTTGGCAAAACATATGTTAGGTAATAAAAAGGCGATTATACTATCCAGAGGTATTTCCGTCAACTTAGAAGCGCCTGCGAATATGAATGCTGTAAAGGCCATGGATAAGAAACATATTTCCATTAAGGACCATAAATCAAAACGCTTTAACCCGAAAGAAATAACGGATGATATGCTTATATTGACCATGACATCCAGACATGAAACCTATCTAAAATACCACTATCCAATGTTGGAAGATAAAGTACATACTTTATTGTCATATGTTGGTATGACTGGTGATGTTGAAGATCCTTTTGGTCTGGATCAAGAAGTTTATGATCAATGTGCCAATCAATTAGAGACTGCCATCAGTAAGCTGATGGAACAATTTGAAGCATAA